One window of the Dethiosulfovibrio russensis genome contains the following:
- a CDS encoding amidohydrolase: MTTAKKEILSRMIERRRDFHRYPETGWAEFRTTAAIATIMESLGWEIQFGGDFIDPETVMGRTIDPEVEMERAISQGADPSMVKRTGGYTGLSAELNTGRPGPTTALRFDIDCVDTDETSASDHLPVQKGFRSQNPGWMHACGHDGHTALGLALAETLTAQRENFSGKIRLLFQPAEEGVRGGYAMTQSGLLDDVDRFVALHLGLGQPTGTIFGGVRGFLCTTKFDVDYTGSGAHAGGEPEKGKNALLAAATAALNLHAIAPHSGGITRLNVGVLNAGEGRNVVPPKAHMKIETRGETNDIANYVYDRAIKVLSGAATMYDVGISVTKRGESIVAESDPELADLVVQAAESVPGVSSAERFRRMAGSDDACWMMQRVQSKGGLATYIGLGATTAAGHHNDRFDFDEKALPIGLDILKKLTLKLNKI; the protein is encoded by the coding sequence ATGACAACGGCTAAAAAAGAGATCCTCTCCCGTATGATCGAAAGGCGCAGGGATTTCCATCGCTATCCGGAGACGGGATGGGCCGAGTTCAGGACGACCGCCGCCATCGCCACTATTATGGAATCCCTCGGCTGGGAAATCCAATTCGGAGGAGACTTCATTGACCCCGAAACGGTCATGGGAAGAACCATAGACCCCGAGGTCGAGATGGAACGGGCGATATCTCAGGGAGCCGATCCGTCCATGGTGAAGAGGACCGGCGGCTACACCGGTCTAAGCGCGGAGCTTAACACAGGGCGCCCTGGCCCCACCACCGCCCTGAGATTCGACATAGACTGCGTCGACACCGACGAGACCTCCGCATCGGATCATCTTCCGGTCCAGAAAGGCTTTCGATCCCAAAACCCCGGATGGATGCACGCCTGCGGTCACGACGGACACACAGCCCTCGGACTGGCCTTGGCCGAAACCCTGACCGCCCAGAGGGAAAATTTTTCGGGCAAGATACGGCTGCTCTTCCAGCCGGCAGAGGAAGGAGTCCGAGGAGGCTACGCCATGACCCAATCGGGACTTCTGGACGACGTGGACCGATTCGTGGCCCTCCATCTGGGACTGGGCCAGCCGACGGGAACTATCTTCGGAGGGGTAAGAGGATTCCTCTGCACCACCAAATTCGACGTGGACTACACCGGCTCCGGGGCCCACGCAGGAGGAGAGCCGGAGAAGGGAAAAAACGCGCTCCTCGCAGCGGCGACAGCGGCTCTGAACCTCCATGCCATAGCTCCCCACTCGGGAGGGATAACAAGGCTCAACGTAGGAGTCCTCAACGCCGGAGAGGGAAGAAACGTAGTACCTCCCAAAGCTCACATGAAGATAGAGACCAGAGGAGAGACCAATGACATAGCAAACTACGTCTACGATAGAGCAATAAAAGTCCTCTCCGGAGCGGCCACCATGTACGACGTAGGTATTTCCGTAACAAAACGGGGAGAATCCATAGTAGCGGAAAGCGACCCGGAACTGGCCGATCTGGTGGTCCAAGCGGCTGAAAGCGTCCCCGGCGTATCCTCAGCCGAGAGATTCCGCAGGATGGCCGGAAGCGACGACGCCTGCTGGATGATGCAGAGGGTGCAAAGCAAGGGAGGTCTGGCCACGTATATCGGACTGGGAGCAACCACCGCCGCAGGACACCATAACGATCGATTCGACTTCGACGAGAAGGCTCTGCCCATAGGTCTGGATATTCTGAAAAAACTCACCCTTAAACTAAACAAAATCTAA
- a CDS encoding DUF4198 domain-containing protein yields the protein MFCFDKKKVYSVFMAAAICVATAATGAQAHDFWVNAHNPEGSTIKADIGYGHDFPNPETIPEGRTHLFNPLYLVTPEGNVDMVQSGENFSYTVEKKLDKGSYIVAGTYKPTYWSKGPDGTWTQTNRKQRPDAVHAEEAIMYAKTILNVNGSQDESLITKPLGHRLEIVPLKNPAKVHAGETFPVQVFLDGKPLKLAKLEATFDGFSSNKEHKAFVGRCDLKGRIDIVTLKDGYWFSEVTHIIENEDKSICDEVILVATLTFEVEK from the coding sequence ATGTTCTGCTTCGATAAAAAAAAGGTCTACTCCGTTTTTATGGCAGCTGCCATCTGCGTCGCCACGGCAGCGACCGGCGCTCAGGCTCACGATTTCTGGGTAAACGCCCATAACCCCGAGGGAAGCACGATCAAAGCGGATATCGGTTACGGCCACGACTTCCCTAACCCCGAGACTATCCCGGAAGGAAGAACCCATCTGTTCAACCCTCTCTATCTCGTAACCCCTGAAGGCAACGTGGACATGGTTCAATCCGGAGAAAACTTCTCCTATACGGTGGAGAAGAAGCTGGACAAAGGCAGCTATATCGTGGCTGGAACCTACAAACCCACCTATTGGTCGAAAGGCCCCGACGGAACCTGGACTCAGACCAACAGAAAACAGCGTCCCGACGCGGTTCACGCCGAGGAAGCCATAATGTACGCCAAAACTATCCTCAACGTGAACGGATCTCAGGACGAGAGCCTTATAACCAAGCCCCTCGGCCACAGGCTCGAGATCGTTCCTCTTAAGAATCCGGCGAAGGTCCATGCCGGAGAGACCTTCCCTGTTCAGGTTTTTCTCGACGGCAAACCCCTCAAGCTGGCCAAGCTGGAGGCGACATTCGATGGTTTCTCCAGCAACAAGGAGCACAAGGCCTTCGTAGGACGCTGCGATCTCAAGGGAAGAATCGACATCGTGACCCTAAAAGACGGTTACTGGTTCAGCGAGGTCACCCACATCATAGAAAACGAGGATAAATCTATCTGCGACGAGGTAATCCTGGTAGCCACTCTCACCTTCGAGGTAGAGAAATAA
- a CDS encoding P1 family peptidase, giving the protein MNREIGINEIYGFTIGHDQDIQRATGLTVIICPEGASAGVDVRGGAPGTRETDLLNPTNLVDRVHAVMLAGGSAFGLDGASGIMRYLEEKGIGFDVGVTKVPIVCGAVLFDLTVGDWKTRPDGEMGYRACLNASNQSCPRGNVGAGTGATVGKILGMERAVKGGLGTCALQIGDVKIGAIVAVNCLGDVIDPSDGTVVAACRTDSGPGNTEDILTQSLGEKKNLFAGNTTIGAILTNAELTKAQATKIASMAQNGYARTMRPAHTLFDGDTIFAMGTGEVQADISSLGAIAARVMERAVIAGVRSARDLCGVPSATGGHL; this is encoded by the coding sequence ATGAACCGAGAGATAGGGATAAACGAGATATACGGCTTCACCATAGGACACGACCAGGACATCCAGAGAGCTACAGGGCTCACGGTGATCATCTGTCCCGAAGGCGCATCTGCGGGAGTCGACGTCAGGGGCGGCGCCCCGGGAACCAGGGAGACCGACCTGCTGAACCCCACCAACCTGGTAGACAGAGTCCACGCCGTGATGCTGGCGGGAGGAAGCGCATTCGGACTGGACGGAGCCTCGGGGATCATGAGATACCTCGAGGAAAAGGGAATCGGTTTCGACGTAGGGGTTACCAAAGTTCCCATAGTCTGCGGAGCGGTACTGTTCGACCTGACTGTGGGAGACTGGAAAACGCGTCCCGACGGAGAAATGGGGTATAGAGCCTGTCTGAACGCCTCAAACCAAAGCTGCCCGAGAGGAAACGTAGGTGCCGGAACGGGAGCCACAGTAGGAAAGATACTCGGCATGGAAAGAGCCGTTAAAGGCGGTCTGGGAACCTGTGCCCTTCAGATAGGGGACGTAAAGATAGGCGCCATAGTAGCGGTAAACTGTCTCGGAGACGTGATCGACCCATCTGACGGAACAGTCGTGGCCGCCTGTAGGACCGATTCGGGACCAGGTAACACCGAGGATATTTTAACTCAGTCCTTGGGAGAGAAGAAAAACCTTTTCGCCGGCAACACTACCATAGGTGCCATACTGACGAACGCCGAGCTGACAAAAGCCCAGGCAACGAAAATAGCGTCCATGGCCCAGAACGGATACGCAAGGACCATGAGACCTGCTCACACCCTTTTCGACGGAGATACCATATTCGCCATGGGAACCGGCGAGGTTCAGGCGGACATAAGCTCCCTGGGAGCGATCGCAGCCAGGGTTATGGAGAGAGCCGTGATCGCCGGAGTCAGATCGGCCCGAGATCTATGCGGAGTACCTTCAGCAACCGGAGGACATCTCTAA
- a CDS encoding putative motility protein — protein sequence MDMGMVQSVSGMKQAETAVKVGFAVQKKAMDLAETQGQMLQEMMASMGLGGNLDIQA from the coding sequence ATGGATATGGGTATGGTTCAGAGCGTGTCCGGAATGAAGCAGGCTGAGACCGCCGTCAAGGTCGGTTTCGCCGTTCAGAAAAAGGCCATGGATCTTGCCGAGACCCAGGGGCAGATGCTCCAGGAGATGATGGCCTCCATGGGACTCGGAGGCAATCTGGATATCCAGGCCTAG